In Treponema sp. OMZ 798, the following proteins share a genomic window:
- the pepT gene encoding peptidase T, which translates to MHYLERFKKYISMDTKSNEENECCPSTPGQLELGKYLVKELTDMGLKAEQDKHGYVYSSLPANTDKKVPAIGFIAHMDTAPDLDGKCVNPKVFVYKGGDIKLNDEYTMTVKDFPFLKELEGQEIITTDGTTLLGADDKAGITIIMGAIEYLLAHPEIKHGEIKIGFTPDEEIGRGADLFDVKKFGADFAYTVDGGPLGELEYENFNAASVKIEIQGKNVHPGSAKNTMINSLSAARELENMLPEEQKPEYTEGYEGFIHLTSIEGSVDFTKMSYIIRDHFMESFLHKKELMKAAVDFLNKKYGNIIKMEMKDSYYNMKEKIEPHMEIIELAKKSMADVGIESHIVPIRGGTDGARLSFMGLPCPNLFAGGYNFHGRFELIPTKSIEKGIELVVKIAENNAK; encoded by the coding sequence ATGCACTATCTTGAAAGATTTAAAAAATATATTTCGATGGACACCAAGTCCAACGAAGAAAATGAATGTTGTCCCAGCACTCCCGGGCAGCTTGAACTTGGAAAATATCTTGTAAAGGAGTTGACCGATATGGGCTTAAAGGCCGAGCAGGACAAGCACGGCTATGTTTATTCGTCCCTCCCTGCAAACACCGATAAAAAGGTTCCCGCAATCGGCTTTATCGCCCACATGGATACGGCTCCCGACTTGGACGGAAAATGTGTCAATCCTAAGGTCTTTGTATATAAGGGCGGGGATATTAAACTCAACGATGAGTACACAATGACTGTCAAAGATTTTCCCTTCTTAAAAGAGCTTGAAGGACAGGAGATTATCACAACCGATGGAACAACCCTCTTGGGTGCCGACGATAAGGCGGGCATCACGATTATCATGGGGGCTATAGAATATCTTTTGGCTCATCCCGAAATTAAACACGGCGAAATAAAAATCGGCTTTACCCCCGATGAAGAAATAGGAAGAGGAGCCGACCTCTTTGATGTAAAAAAATTCGGAGCGGACTTTGCTTACACTGTAGACGGCGGCCCCTTGGGTGAGCTTGAATACGAAAACTTTAATGCTGCAAGCGTTAAGATTGAGATTCAGGGAAAGAATGTGCATCCCGGTTCTGCAAAGAACACGATGATTAACTCTCTTTCTGCAGCGCGTGAATTGGAGAACATGCTTCCCGAAGAGCAAAAGCCGGAATACACCGAAGGCTATGAGGGTTTTATTCATTTAACCTCTATCGAAGGCAGCGTCGATTTTACAAAGATGTCCTACATTATCCGCGATCACTTTATGGAAAGCTTCCTTCATAAAAAAGAGCTGATGAAGGCTGCCGTCGATTTTTTAAATAAAAAATACGGCAACATAATCAAGATGGAGATGAAAGATTCCTATTACAACATGAAAGAAAAAATCGAGCCTCACATGGAAATAATCGAGCTTGCAAAAAAATCGATGGCCGATGTAGGTATCGAATCCCATATAGTTCCGATAAGGGGAGGAACAGACGGAGCCCGCCTTTCTTTTATGGGGCTTCCCTGTCCTAACCTTTTTGCAGGCGGCTATAATTTTCACGGCCGCTTCGAGCTCATCCCGACAAAATCGATCGAAAAGGGAATTGAGCTTGTTGTAAAAATTGCAGAGAACAACGCCAAGTAG
- a CDS encoding ABC transporter permease — translation MIEQAKKIRQTNKKIKIKKFSKQRLLILLVLTFLSCLTIITLFKIEKPDYGIQKAFLQFTEYSKDLFIYPKLSQKYSYAEIFFSLLVSLSLALLTTVFGIVLAFFLGIAASENLSNKYLVKIVRTAMSLIRSVPTIIWVLIFSVTANIGAEAAVLGMSFHSTAYLVKGFSESFDGIDKKTIEALKACGASYIEIISQAVLPASINNLISWSFFRFEINFGNAVAVGAAAGAGGIGYELFMAGSLNFNMSEVGFISYLIFGTAIILEVTSTRIRNKIRH, via the coding sequence ATGATTGAACAAGCAAAAAAAATCAGACAGACAAACAAAAAAATAAAGATAAAAAAATTCTCAAAACAAAGGCTTTTAATTTTACTTGTGCTCACCTTTTTATCCTGCCTTACAATCATAACCTTATTTAAAATCGAAAAGCCGGACTACGGAATTCAAAAAGCCTTTTTACAATTTACGGAATATTCAAAAGATTTATTTATTTACCCAAAGCTCTCGCAAAAATATTCTTATGCGGAAATCTTTTTTTCTCTTTTGGTAAGTTTAAGCCTTGCCCTTTTAACTACAGTATTCGGAATTGTGCTTGCCTTCTTTTTAGGAATAGCCGCCTCGGAAAATCTTTCAAACAAGTATCTTGTAAAAATCGTAAGAACCGCAATGTCCCTTATCCGCTCGGTGCCGACCATTATTTGGGTTTTAATTTTTTCGGTAACCGCAAACATCGGAGCGGAAGCCGCCGTCCTCGGTATGAGCTTTCACAGCACGGCCTACCTCGTAAAAGGTTTTTCGGAAAGCTTTGACGGCATAGACAAAAAAACTATCGAAGCCTTAAAAGCCTGCGGGGCAAGCTACATCGAAATTATAAGTCAGGCAGTTCTCCCGGCTTCAATAAACAATTTAATCTCGTGGAGCTTCTTTAGATTTGAAATTAACTTCGGAAATGCGGTTGCTGTAGGAGCTGCTGCAGGGGCCGGCGGAATAGGTTACGAGCTTTTTATGGCAGGCTCTTTAAACTTTAATATGAGTGAAGTCGGCTTTATATCCTATCTTATTTTCGGAACGGCTATTATTTTGGAAGTTACTTCGACCAGGATAAGAAACAAGATCAGGCATTAG
- a CDS encoding ABC transporter permease subunit, with translation MKFDLKIHAEEKRHRRHYHKKTASYSWEKKQIFFARKKLKAICILLSLILIYYFAANITGFKDLRAIFKFPLAIGWLIKNFIPDSESLKHTPVIIKTLGETCVIAASATTAAAFFAIVLALLGSETTGINKPFKIGLTLAASFLRNIPLVAWAMLLLFSFKQNNFTGFLALFIITFGHLVRAFKEMIDETSEESFTALRAAGVPYFPALFNSVFPSIAPGLVSWLLYTIETNVRDSALIGILTGTGIGFLFNLYFKSFRYNSAGLIIFSLIIVVLFIDILSNKIRRILL, from the coding sequence ATGAAGTTCGATTTAAAAATTCACGCAGAAGAAAAAAGGCATAGAAGGCATTATCATAAAAAAACGGCCTCATACTCTTGGGAAAAAAAGCAGATATTTTTTGCAAGAAAAAAACTAAAAGCAATTTGTATTCTTTTAAGCCTTATTTTAATTTATTACTTTGCGGCGAATATAACGGGCTTTAAAGACCTTAGAGCAATTTTTAAATTTCCGCTTGCGATAGGTTGGCTTATAAAAAACTTTATCCCCGACAGTGAAAGTTTAAAACACACTCCGGTTATAATAAAGACCTTGGGCGAAACCTGCGTGATAGCAGCCTCGGCAACTACGGCAGCGGCCTTTTTTGCAATTGTACTTGCCCTCCTCGGTTCCGAAACCACAGGCATAAATAAACCCTTTAAAATAGGCCTTACCTTGGCAGCTTCTTTTTTAAGAAACATTCCGCTTGTTGCATGGGCCATGCTTTTATTGTTTTCGTTTAAACAAAATAACTTTACCGGCTTTTTAGCCCTCTTTATAATTACCTTCGGGCATCTTGTAAGGGCTTTTAAGGAGATGATAGATGAAACAAGCGAGGAGTCTTTTACAGCCCTGCGTGCTGCAGGCGTTCCGTATTTTCCTGCCCTCTTTAATTCAGTCTTCCCAAGCATAGCACCCGGCCTTGTTTCATGGCTCCTATATACGATCGAAACAAATGTGAGGGACTCGGCCCTCATAGGGATTCTAACCGGAACGGGAATCGGTTTTTTATTTAATCTTTATTTTAAAAGTTTCAGGTATAACAGCGCAGGCCTTATTATTTTTAGCCTGATAATCGTAGTTTTATTCATCGACATTCTTTCAAATAAAATAAGGCGGATTCTTCTATGA